Within the Lathyrus oleraceus cultivar Zhongwan6 unplaced genomic scaffold, CAAS_Psat_ZW6_1.0 chrUn0890, whole genome shotgun sequence genome, the region AGGATGTGGTCGAACTAAAGGCGAAAGTAACCGACAAGCTTTCAAAACTCAAAACGCCTCTAAGAAAAAGCCGACAGAGTGGTCCCGACGAAGTATTATCTGCCTGACTACTCGGGGCcgcttcatattgatcctcaTATGTTAGCGTGTTCGAATCCATGCAACTTGGTAACACTTATTTGGAAATTTAACACTCCCTTCTAGCTGGATTTCGTCGCTCACTTGCATTTCTTTTGTTTATTTTCGCAGCGATCCCTTTAAATCCTGTAGGTTCTGCATCTGCTAACCAACCTACTCCTTCGACACAGGAGGCTCAGGTTCGACTCTGGCTGAGTTGCTATTTCCTTTGGCTTTTTGTTTTTTATTCTTAGCCTCTCCCTTCTTGCAGGTTGTTCTTGAGAAATCCTCTGACGATGATGGGCGCCCTATTGCTCAAGTCTTGAGGAAACCCAGTTCTTCTGTATGCCCCTATCTGAATCATTCCTATTTACTCTTGTGACTTCTTAAGAAATACTACGTGGTCTCTAATATCTCActtatgtgcagggtcaaccacGTTTGACAGAACCTACTGTCTCCTCTCactccaaaaaatccaagaaaCACAAACGCTCTGCCCCCACAGGCTttgaggtatttcttgtcggcttgtcTGCTCTTCTGGCTAGAATatctgcttataacctctcttcgtGTCTCCAGCACACTTCCCAGCATAAATCCAAAAACCACCATGGCCACAAGAGGAAAAACATGACTCTCCCTCCAAGAGTGGCGAAACCAAGAGGAAAAGGCACCATACAATGCCTCCTTCGGAGGCTCCTGTTGAAGACGTCGACACCATTGTGGTCGACACTTCCATCCTTGATACGGTCCCTGATCCAGCCGTGGGAGCTTCACCATCGACTGGCATCTCCCCTGCTGCTGCCTTGGGGAAAGCAAATCAGGATGCAGTCTCTCCTGCGTCGACACAGATATTTACCCATTTTCCTATTTACTCCCTTGGATTTTTGTACTTCTCTTACGCATTTTTTATTTCTGCAGGTTGATGCCTCTACTGAGCCGACTCAACCTGTTGCTGACTATACTCCTGCGTCGCCGGTCTCTTCTCCAGCTCACCCATTTCAGTCTGTCGACACCGCTGGTGAGTTCATTGAATTCCCTATCCAGATTAGTGATAGTGACTCTGACTCAGTCACTAGTCCTGCAACACATCCGAActccagttcgactagttctgactctagTCCCTCTTCAACTTCCTTTCCTTTGCAGGATCCACAGGGCCAGTAGGTGTTCACACCAACAAACAACAACCCTCTCAGACTACTCCTCTGTCGACTGCTTCTCCCTCTTCTCAGATTACTCCTCCGTCGGCTGCTTCCCCTTTGACTTTCCCGGGCCTGGCGATCAAGCCTTCTGCTTTAGAAGCAATTGCcagggggggggggggggtgggggggggggggtgggggggggaGTCTCTGCAGTCTGGTGAAATCGCGTGATGCCTCTTCCGACTCTAAGCAGCTCCATTCTGGCAAAATGGGCCCTGAGGCGACGAAGACTAAGGCTCTCATGGACAAAATCCGAGTTCACGCCTTGAATCCTGACCTTCCTTTCATGCTCATGCATGAACCTGCTGTCGGTCCAGAGATCTTGTGCGTGCTTGCCCAACTAAAAGATCTCCAGCTCTCCGATTATGCCAAACGTGCAATGGCGGCTTTAGAACAAATTCTGGTTCCCATGCTGCACAACATCGACAGCGTCCGGGACACTGAACGCCAGATTGCTGCTACTGAGGCCTCCGTGAAGGAAAAATGGGAGTTGATGACGCATGACGACGCGGAGGTTACCAATATGTTAGGGGCTATGGAGGAGCGGAAGAAAGAATTGATCTTCAAACAAACACGGGCCACTGAGATACGTCAACAAATTGATGCCCTTCGGCGTCAAATTGCCACTCTGGACAATGAGTTGGAATCAATTACCAAGGAGGAGTCATGTTTCATCGACGAAGTGCTAAACCTGCCCAGGCCACTGTGGAGTAAACCACCAGTGATGCCTTAGCGGTCGCTGAAGAGCTTATGACCGTCGAAGGGAAGCTTGAAGAGCTCAAAGCTTACGCCGACACCTTGGAGCCTGCGTCCTTGCATTACAATTTTGAGCTTAAATCTTTCCAATCTAAGTTCGCCAGCTTTGACCGTTTCTATTGTTTGTATAAATTTTGTAATATTTAAACAATGGCTTCTTGCCACTTTAATGTTATCTCTCTTACTTTTAGCACTGTATATTTATTTTATGTGCCTTTGCAGCTGGTTTCTAACATAGTTATCTCCAACCTTGTTCTTTCGACAGTTATTTAGTCTGTCaaaattttgacctcttgaaggagaggcctatattTTTTCAAGTACTTTCCATTCACTCTTAATATTCGCCTATCTGGTGCCAACTTTTCGACCTCGTAGGTGTTGTTAGAAAGGCCTGCAAAACCTTAAACGATCCTTCCCAATTAGGGGACCATTTACCCAAACTCTATCATTTCTGTCCATAGGCAGGATCACTCTCCAAACCAGATCGTCGACAGCAAACACTTTACCTTTCACCTTTTATTTGTAGGCTCAGGCGACTTTCTCTTTCTCTTCTGCCTTTATAGGGAGTCCAACGCTAACATTCTTTCTTCATCTACGTCGACCAATTCTCCTGTCATCATACTCCAgtaatcttcagaaggtatttcgTACTGCCTTTGGGTTCTGACCGCCTGGACCTGAATCTCTACTGGCAATACTGCGTCATGCCCATACACCAGTCGAAATGGGGTTGTTCCAGTTACTTCTTTTGGTGACGTTCGGCACACCCACAAAGCTTGGTCcaacgtcttatgccaatttcttggcttctttcctatgtgtttctttattaggctaaTGATCACCTTATTAGCATCTTCGACTTGGCCATTCGCCTGTGCGTAATAGGGGGTAGAGGTCAGTAATTTGATTCTCATTTCTTTTGCAAAATCTTGCACTTTTCGACCAGTGAAAACTGACCCCTGGTCGGTTGTAATAGTTTCTGGGATGCCAAATTTGCAGATGATGTAACTCTGGACAAAGTCTATCACAACCTCTTGGTCCACATTTGTTAGTGCTACgacttcgacccattttgtgaaatagtcgataccgactaacacatacctttgttgtttcgacgaggctGGATTTATTTCTCCTATAACATCCTGAGCCCATCCTCGAAATGGCCAGggcttcacaattgtatgcagctcgcttgcaggcacatgctgtatgcccccatgtaattggcattcttgacagcctttagcaaattcaatgcaatctttcagcattgaaggccaataaactcctgagtGCATCAAGAGTCATTTCATATTCAAACCTACTTGATGTGCCCCACACGCCCCGCTATGTATGCTTGACACAGCCACGTACgcctgtagcggtgtattcgtcgctatatgatctatcgattaaatcataagctaagagataccttgaaattttcgagtcgccaccgcacttttatttatccaaaggattggctaaaaagcgaacaaaagcctaagaagttttacacgtagaaaactaataaaagatcagagagtctgggtaaggggtaaattacgcaatgggaaggtgttaggcacccactacgtcctaggtactcctagggagcccttttcacacttgttatgcaaaattattatttgttatgacataaagattgtgcaaacatgattgggatgatgggaaaagaatatacatttttattattattgggttcgaacggatgaacccgttgcctacgtaccttccatcaaaggtaaggatcagaacgccgtagttcggctaaaagatttccaaaagttggtggattcagttttaaacacaagcactgaggcttttcattatcaatgggagaacactcgaccaaaaacaacatccaccatgcgaggatagcttcgacgtactagaggggttagccctgtttgaagtacggaagtcttactgtcgactcactaaggataggcaagatttacatcaaccacaaagataattgaaacctatggctaatgtgaaaagattaacaatggacagagccaaaacaagtgaatgagtgaagttaattgattgtgattatgaaaagtgaagtcagagtatgattaagattgattcaaataagtattatgaaatggagttttgaaaaaagtcaaggacttgggtccaggtttttagttagaaaaacatgaagatgtttgcacaacacttatgtcaagtttaaaaggtattgtgtgaaaaggtttaggacataatgaatgatgaatggatgaaggacggatagtaaaacttcttagaaggttcacttcttgaaatcatatagcagatgattcaagtgtgtcctttggaatagcaattaataataacaacaagcaaagcaagcaaaagcggatatcggatgccactcaatggtcttataccaatctcctaaaacagaatgggatgtcagatgccactcaatggtcttacaccaatctccacaggcaaagaactaaaaggcggataccggataccaatagatggatttacaccagtctcctaaaacagaacaggatatcagaagccactcaatggacttacaccaatctcctcaaaggaaaaaaaacaaagatgaaacatggaaattaactgccaatctgtctggacttaggttaactccacagtatggtcctaggaaatccaatgccacattgcagggacttacagtggatcctcacatacaagaacaaaagcaacaatatgatcacaggaatgcaaatgccaactagctgggacttacagttgcaacctcacataaaaatcaaacagatcaaattatgatcataggaaaacagatgccaacttacagggacttataactgtatcctcacatacaaacagataaaacagatcaaattatgatcacaggataacagatgccaacatacagggacttataactgtatcctcacatacacacagataaacagaagatatgagtgaccaatgaggtcttacactctatccttccatgtcataggaacaaatgccaaagcaatggacttacaattgtcctcaatgggcaaacaacaatgataccatcacaaaacaaaatgagatgatcatgcactaatggcaattgatgatgatgataaatgcatagcatacaggcaagcaagtgcatatgaagcaatcaatcaatcaatgaatatcaaacagcacactctatagccaaacaatggggggctcacacaagagggtttgactttgaaagtccactgtaataggtaaaagtcgctcttaacctggccattgaggggctcaggtgaagcagatgaaaaggagatgaggagtatgcctcattgcttctatctcaaatcagagagagcatcaaagaaagtgtgggagttcagaaagtaggaactctctccacattattgactcgattagatcttgggtttttatctctatgcttcaaccatgtaatgggagcaaagagatgacacactgaatagtgggggatagattgcttatccctaccttccaccaattgccttacttgaaggacttttcctgcttgggacaaatataaacaaacacaggcattgcctcttaaggaggacttcagacagtttgcccggtcaaataacagaccgggtctccagactacatgaagaagaaaggtttatacctcaaagcaaatgctaaatagcaaagcaagcaagttcaaagaacttaagcaactaaagcacctgcaaaagtcaaaccaattagtaaacagttcaacaattaaaacaaagagaaatgaaccaaaagtcaaccacagagggaccaattgtgcaaggcacaaagactcaagcatatgagtcacctacaaaacaaatgttagcacatgataaacaaaccaactcaatcaaaattgaaaggtctttggggcattggtgctcaacctgaaacagatgaactcaacataagcttgaaggaccactaggactagcctagggtcaaagatgaaagaaaaagtcaaggcagtaaagaaaagtcaacccaaaccaagtctaaacattcaagaagccttctcaattggattcataattatatcatgcatcatggtcatttcatatgcaaaaggatgcaaagcatggcaagagaaacatacaaaagtcaacagcaaagacttcattcaaaagtcaactcaaacaatctcaaaaatcatgaaataaatcacactcaatcctaacatctaacatggtaagcatgtaaaatttcaatgcatttggatgagaggaaggcagtcaagtaaaatcatgaagtcaaaccaaattcaagtaagcatggtgaaagtcaacaagcataggtcaacttcaaaaaatcatatcaatttgaaaacagaagagaaatgaatgagattaacaccaatgcaaagctcaaggagtctagttatcacatatgaaacttcatgatcatacaataagatttgagaatttcacaaaagatttggcaatgtatagcacaaaaaagtcaacaaatgaccaagtatggaagaaaattctcaaataaatggaaaacagcatgattaattccaagaaaattcatacacaaactagacatgtgatagatgattcatgcaaaatttcaagtgatttggataaggggaagcatgtgaacaaaatggtgaaaatgcatgatcatggtatgacaccaaatgcaacacatgacttcaaaaaatcataactctcaatccacaaatgataaatgcacaaactctatatggaaatgaagatcaatgtgtctagctttaccataaaaaatttcaagctcattggatacaaaatgacaatttcacaaaagatttggcacaatgtatcatttatgcatacatgtgaagaaaatatttatcaattaaaatccagccaatggaaaattaattaaaaatcacaatcaaatactagacatcttCATGAGTtcaatgcaaaaaatctcacaatttttggagttaaaatgaatttaaaatgaattatggaagtttgatgaataattgatgaaatattgaacatgaaagcatggcaaattggtcAACTAGGAGTCAACCGATGGCAGACTTGTAATTTCTGCCAACTTACATGAAACGACACAGCATAAGGCAAAGGTgatgaaatgttctgattggccacTAGCCAATAGAACAGTAGCTCGGCCAATCCATTGTTCATGTTTCCTGTTTTTTCACAtaaaacccttagggtttctaacaCAGCATGGCTCATGTTAAACTTCAAACAAAACGATCAAACAAAACCAAATGGACAGCAGCATACAACAGAACAAATATGCAACAATTAAGTAGTCACAAACCACACGTAACAACCACAAACCAATGGATTTCTGGACAGCTCATCATAACAGCAACATCATGCATTCATTTTCAAACAACATCATTCATGGACATGAACAAAAACAAATTCAGCATATGGCCATGAACActaacagcaaaacaacataaTCATATGGTTTTTCTAGGCATGTTCACCTTGAACAGCAGGGCAATTGCTCATCATCACAGCAGCATAGCAAAAATTCCAACATGCAATCTCaaccaaaacaaacaacagcaacaacatggcATTTGGGAAAAAATCTGGGCAGAGTTTATGGTTTGGCATGGACAGCAGCATGTACATATTAAGCATCATCAAGATAACAACAAAACCAAACACAACAGGTGGAATCCCTGGGCAGTTCATCATAACAGCAAGCAATatcatcttcatgttcatcattaGCATCAAACAGGTTTTGAGCAAAATCAACTCAATGGCAAGGCATATGTACACTCATGATAATACACTCAATATGCTTATACGACATATAACACACAGCAACCAAAATGTATGAGTTGGACTTCTGGAAACAGTATGAGGGTTTTAGCAGCAACATTGGCATTTGTAATCAGCAGCAACACAAAAATCGACCAGCCATTATAATCACAACAAACCAACAATTCGAAAGGATTTTCATGGGCAGGGCTAGGTTCATgtaacagcagcaacaacattcctcatcatcatcattcaacCAAACAAAAACAAACCACAGCAAGGTATTATCAACATCAGTTTCATGTTTATGGTTCATCAACATTAAACACGTTTCAAGCACAAAACACACAATGTCATGGCCTTAATGAACGACAAGCAACATCAACCGATAACCAAGTAAACATTACTCATGTGAAAATCTGGACAAGGGAGTTTTGCAAAACAGCAGTATGATATCATCATCATATTCATGGTTTATTAACAGCATGCCAAACGTACATCAAATAAACCAGTTTTTATCATACAATCACAACAGCAGGGCATTGGTATCATGTTCTCATAGCAAGCAAACCAACAACAGCACATCATTCAGCAATACACAAGCATGATCATGGAAAAATCTGGTGCAGGGTAGGTTTCACACAGCAAGGCATTTTATGTAATCCACAAACATGATTTCAACCAAGCATCAAACAAAACATGATTCAACTAAACCACACAACAGTACAGCACAATCAAATGAGGGTTTTTAAGACAAATGTTCAAAGAgtttcaaaactgcagcaaggttttAGCATGGCAGCAGCAACGAGTTCATGCAAATATAAACAATAGCAGGTAAGCAGCATCAACCAACAATTAGAACAAATATGCTCATGGGAGATCCTGGACAGCTTAAGGTTTACAAATAGCAGCATATGCATTGTTTTATTATCAACATTAAAACGCATTCAAGCACCAAAAGGCAAACAGCATGAAAAATGATTGTGATCTGCAAACAGACAACAGTAAGACCAAGCAAGTCTCTGGGTTCAACAGCATGGCAGCTCATGTATTCATTATCAATTCGCAACATGGTTGATAGCATAACAACATGACCACTCAAGCATGAGGGATCTGGACAGGGTTTAAACAGCAGGGCAATTGCTCATGTTCAACCACAGCAAACAAACATGGTTCAACCAAACCACACAACCAACATTATACTGATACAGGCCATGTcaataaacaaacataaacatGAAAATCTGGGCAGGGCAAGGTTCAAGCACGACAGCATACATCAATGTGTAACTTGAAATTTCAAAATGTGCAGAAATCCAAATCAAGTAAGCCCATAGCATCAGCACATATCAAACAACAAGAATGTGGTATCATATTTCATTAACTCATCATGTCCAAGCCAACTCGAAGAAAAATGCATTTACACATGAAAATGAAAGTTCAGACTTAACACGATATAGtcaaccatttcaagcaaactatcatccattagaatcagcatcaagtgaactatctaaagcatatcatggcatggTAAAAGGAGGAGGTCGATTCACTTACCTATTTTGGAAGAACTCGATGGAACAGTGATTATTTGATGGTATTCGTTCAAACAGTCGGAGATTCCAGCTCTAGATGATGGATGATGAAGGTGCTTCAGCTCAAAATTGCTTGGAAATGAGTAACTTGCGAACTGCCATTGAAATGACTTGAAGAAAACAGAGCTTGATAATGTGGTTTCAGTTTGGAAATGAAGTCCAAAAATGCTCCCAAATCGTGTCCAAGTGAAGGAACAATGAAGATTGTTCAAGGGTTTTTTAGTGTTGGTgcagaaaaattcaaaaatgcaaaaatgcaaaatgtgaaGGTGATGTGTATTTGGTCTGTGGCTGCAGCTTCTAGGGTTGGCCAATGTCAGAAAAGAGACTTTATATGGTCTGTTTTAGATTGGTTTAAGGAATGATAAGCTGGATTAGCTTAATGAGCTCCATTTGCCAAAATTGCTAACTATGCATAGGTGAAGAATGGAGGTACATGGCTGGTCGAGTTGGGCCTGAAAGGCTGCTAATGGCCTGCTGCAGAATGCTGCTTTGTGGTCTGCTCCTTAATTGCTAACTTTGCCTTGCTTACATGGAGCTGTTTGCACAATTGCTAATTATGTACAAAGTGGAAAATGGGAGGTGCAATGCTGCGAATGGGCCTGCAATCAGGCTGCTAGCAGACCATGTTTGTGCTGTTTGTAGTggtacatgtactgctgtacttTGCTTTGGTCATATGAGGTAATTGCAAAAAATACCATAtttgcattttggtccaaaaTAGTGGTAGGATGGTGGTATGACCATGAATTAGgacttgaggcaagtttcaaatgtgattttaaacctttcccaattggccaaagtgagaaaaagtgcataaatcaaaaagtcaactgtgagtcaaactttgatttttaaaggaataggtccaaaaatgccattttgaatggtaaggttttaggtcatgaaatttatatttttggaaagaggatgaaaaatgtggtttgtaggaaaaaaccccaccaaatttggccttatggtttgagagatatggctctgtgaagttcaaaaattgatgaaaatgatttgatcatatcttgacaaccacacatgggattttgatgttcttggactttttgaaaatgggaagacaagatcttcaactttcatgttgggcaaaaaatcatttgaagcttgtatcatgatgtaagtttaagatcaagaagtttccatttttggcagttgaaattacaggtccactttctatttctggaaaattttctgattggcttgattttcttccatgatgaggttgaacatgatagatgaggtttatacaagcatgaatgagctccttcagatcaaATATATCCATCAAATCtttgattaaatcaacagttgaccaagtttgacttttctagggttttggactgactggaccacttctgatgaattccaaaccctaatcccttgggaacttgacttcaaatgatgtcccaagttgtatgaacttttgattattgatcatgatgcccaaattccacaagaatggccatcatccattgctttgactgatcaatgactgactttgacctaattgctgatgattgcttcaactgcaagcaacaaggttagactgacaatatttttgtacttttttgaatgataaacatataaaagcaaagatatacaaatgcaaagtatgcttgatgatcaagaaacaaacccacaaggcaatctatccactaagaggaaagcaaaggcatgcattgatccttgaggccatgatatgaatgatatgggccatgagggatcttagggccaaaattggggtcttacagatgcccctatttaaggtcattctagccggagaagtgaagtttagaaatcttcatctcgacgcggtagaatgggcttaaataacagtaa harbors:
- the LOC127115040 gene encoding uncharacterized protein LOC127115040 produces the protein IPLNPVGSASANQPTPSTQEAQVVLEKSSDDDGRPIAQVLRKPSSSGQPRLTEPTVSSHSKKSKKHKRSAPTGFEVDASTEPTQPVADYTPASPVSSPAHPFQSVDTAGEFIEFPIQISDSDSDSVTSPATHPNSSSTSSDSSPSSTSFPLQDPQGQ